In one window of Corallococcus macrosporus DNA:
- a CDS encoding GatB/YqeY domain-containing protein, whose product MTTLKERLTADLKDAMKAKDELTLSVVRMLKSAVKYKEVEPGASELDDAGIQQVIATLIKQRRDSVEQFKAGGRPELAEKEEQEISVLQRYLPQQLTPAELTAAVQAAIAEVGAKGPKDMGAVMKNVNPKVQGKAEGKAISEEVKAQLARLS is encoded by the coding sequence ATGACCACCCTGAAAGAGCGCCTGACCGCGGACCTGAAGGACGCGATGAAGGCCAAGGACGAGCTGACCCTGAGCGTGGTGCGCATGCTCAAGAGCGCCGTGAAGTACAAGGAGGTCGAGCCGGGCGCCAGCGAGCTGGACGACGCGGGCATCCAGCAGGTCATCGCCACCCTCATCAAGCAGCGCCGCGACTCCGTCGAACAGTTCAAGGCCGGAGGCCGTCCGGAGCTGGCGGAGAAGGAAGAGCAGGAGATCTCCGTCCTGCAGCGCTACCTGCCCCAGCAGCTCACCCCGGCGGAGCTCACCGCCGCCGTCCAGGCCGCCATCGCCGAGGTCGGCGCCAAGGGCCCCAAGGACATGGGCGCGGTCATGAAGAACGTGAACCCCAAGGTCCAGGGCAAGGCCGAGGGCAAGGCCATCTCCGAGGAAGTGAAGGCCCAGCTGGCCAGGCTGTCCTGA
- the rpsU gene encoding 30S ribosomal protein S21: MPGIRVKEGESIESALKRFKKATEKAGILSEIRKREHYEKPSVKRKKKALAAKKRAVKKARKSY; the protein is encoded by the coding sequence ATGCCCGGTATTCGAGTGAAGGAAGGTGAGTCCATCGAAAGCGCTCTCAAGCGCTTCAAGAAGGCCACCGAGAAGGCCGGAATCCTTTCCGAGATCCGCAAGCGCGAGCACTACGAGAAGCCTTCCGTGAAGCGGAAGAAGAAGGCCCTCGCCGCCAAGAAGCGCGCTGTGAAGAAGGCCCGCAAGTCGTACTAG
- a CDS encoding HEAT repeat domain-containing protein, which produces MFRLLLLVLLLAASPSRAGTVASECWASCRRHVEDPSLRARTCGACVTGGRVDSWVASLGTGGAEAQRALESALQDGSWRVRWAAVRTGARSRGLTERRALADWIMDTPPDADLGACLTAVRAAADTGRSTADFLREAGARGPSAAARVWAKRDAVRQSLSLEMFSQEPSVRLPALLHLATFQGRSATRVVLDAVASRPVAGDAVMAELLSAVAERQRASVGRLLLTEAKPPDEAAINRLFAVYSRELDALRPELSAGDVQRRRTAVATLRRYGPLAKRELEAALGDEDARIRELAARGLAESAGKPLRDVALQGVKDAETAEAARPWLGAMAHEKGCHTFLRDVAEGRNARTPEVQGEAVAFLGDCSDGSPPTRRLAPFLASNVTPVRAGAVRALGTLPLNGEAMALAAKALEDGAPEVVVAALDVLSAYRQPSRGDEAAGLLASDHPVVRAAAARALEFVGRTAHVRVLAERLRTDVVADVRVAAARSLSALGGPQAVAALSEAAAHDADTHVKHVSEEGLRRLGFGR; this is translated from the coding sequence GTGTTCCGTCTCCTCCTCCTGGTGCTCCTGCTGGCGGCCAGCCCCTCCCGGGCCGGCACGGTCGCTTCCGAGTGCTGGGCCTCCTGCCGCCGCCACGTCGAGGACCCGTCGCTGCGCGCCCGCACCTGTGGGGCCTGCGTTACCGGAGGCCGGGTGGACAGCTGGGTGGCGTCCCTGGGGACGGGTGGGGCGGAGGCGCAGCGGGCCCTGGAGTCGGCGCTCCAGGACGGCAGCTGGCGGGTGCGCTGGGCCGCGGTGCGGACCGGGGCGCGGAGCCGAGGGCTGACGGAGCGGCGGGCCCTGGCGGACTGGATCATGGACACCCCGCCGGACGCGGACCTGGGGGCCTGCCTCACCGCCGTCCGGGCCGCCGCTGACACGGGCCGGTCCACGGCGGACTTCCTGCGGGAGGCCGGGGCCCGGGGCCCCTCCGCCGCCGCCCGGGTGTGGGCGAAGCGGGACGCCGTCCGCCAGTCGCTGTCACTGGAGATGTTCTCGCAGGAGCCGTCCGTGCGGCTGCCCGCGCTCCTGCACCTGGCCACCTTCCAGGGACGGTCGGCGACGCGCGTGGTGCTGGACGCGGTGGCGTCGCGGCCCGTCGCGGGCGACGCGGTGATGGCGGAACTCCTGTCCGCCGTCGCCGAGCGGCAGCGCGCGTCCGTGGGCCGACTGCTGCTGACGGAGGCGAAGCCCCCGGACGAGGCCGCCATCAACCGGCTCTTCGCCGTGTACTCGCGGGAGCTGGACGCGCTGCGGCCGGAGCTCTCCGCCGGTGACGTGCAGCGCCGGCGCACGGCGGTGGCCACCCTGCGCCGCTACGGTCCGCTGGCGAAGCGGGAGCTGGAGGCCGCGCTGGGGGACGAGGACGCGCGGATCCGCGAGCTGGCGGCGCGCGGGCTGGCGGAGTCGGCAGGGAAGCCCCTGCGGGACGTGGCGCTCCAGGGTGTGAAGGACGCGGAGACGGCGGAGGCCGCCCGGCCGTGGCTGGGCGCGATGGCCCACGAGAAGGGGTGCCACACCTTCCTGCGCGACGTGGCCGAGGGGCGCAACGCGCGGACGCCGGAGGTCCAGGGCGAGGCGGTGGCGTTCCTGGGGGACTGCTCGGACGGCTCTCCCCCCACCAGGCGGCTGGCGCCCTTTCTTGCCTCGAATGTGACTCCGGTGCGCGCGGGGGCCGTGCGCGCGCTGGGAACGCTGCCCCTCAACGGCGAGGCGATGGCGCTGGCGGCGAAGGCGCTGGAGGACGGGGCTCCGGAGGTGGTGGTGGCCGCGCTGGACGTGCTGTCCGCCTACCGGCAGCCGTCGCGAGGAGACGAGGCGGCGGGCCTGCTGGCGTCGGATCACCCGGTGGTGCGCGCGGCGGCGGCGCGCGCGCTGGAGTTCGTGGGCCGCACCGCGCACGTGCGCGTCCTGGCCGAGCGGCTGCGCACGGATGTGGTGGCGGACGTGCGCGTCGCGGCGGCGAGGTCGCTGTCCGCGCTTGGAGGACCGCAGGCCGTGGCGGCGCTCAGCGAGGCGGCGGCGCACGACGCGGACACGCACGTGAAGCACGTATCCGAGGAAGGGCTGCGAAGGCTCGGCTTCGGGCGCTGA
- a CDS encoding GGDEF domain-containing protein: MSEEKTSVHSISDLLGSAQQQSAYLIVISAKSAAGIGRMFKLDRSEVVLGRSSEAQFQVEDDGISRKHAKVVAIGDGRFQLVDLGSTNGTYLNGLKVSAAPLYDGDKIQIGSNTVLKFSIQDALEEQYQRSIYESATRDGLTRVYNKKYFMETVRKEFAYCLRHRVPLSLVLFDVDHFKRINDVYGHPAGDFVLTRIAQRVADTVRTEDLLARYGGEEFALMLRESAEDAALACAERCRVAVDRADFIFSGTPIKVTISLGVATLLDSDFSQPEDLISAADKYLYRAKHAGRNRVDAKAISGP; encoded by the coding sequence ATGTCCGAGGAGAAAACTTCCGTCCATTCGATTTCGGACCTGCTGGGCAGCGCCCAGCAGCAGAGCGCGTATCTGATCGTCATCAGCGCCAAGTCCGCCGCCGGCATCGGGCGGATGTTCAAGCTGGACCGCTCGGAGGTCGTGCTGGGCCGCAGCTCGGAGGCCCAGTTCCAGGTGGAGGACGACGGCATCTCCCGCAAGCACGCGAAGGTCGTCGCCATCGGTGACGGCCGCTTCCAGCTCGTGGACCTGGGCAGCACCAACGGCACGTACTTGAACGGCCTGAAGGTGAGCGCGGCGCCGCTGTACGACGGCGACAAGATTCAAATCGGCTCCAACACGGTGCTGAAGTTCAGCATCCAGGACGCGCTGGAGGAGCAGTACCAGCGCAGCATCTACGAGTCCGCCACGCGCGACGGCCTCACCCGCGTCTACAACAAGAAGTACTTCATGGAGACGGTGCGCAAGGAGTTCGCGTACTGCCTGCGCCACCGCGTGCCGCTGTCGCTGGTGCTCTTCGACGTGGATCACTTCAAGCGCATCAACGACGTGTACGGCCACCCGGCCGGCGACTTCGTGCTGACGCGCATCGCGCAGCGGGTCGCGGACACGGTGCGCACCGAGGACCTGCTCGCGCGCTACGGCGGCGAGGAGTTCGCGCTGATGCTGCGCGAGTCCGCGGAGGACGCGGCCCTGGCGTGCGCGGAGCGCTGCCGCGTGGCGGTGGACCGCGCGGACTTCATCTTCAGCGGCACGCCCATCAAGGTGACCATCAGCCTGGGCGTGGCGACGCTCCTGGACTCGGACTTCTCCCAGCCGGAGGACCTCATCTCCGCCGCGGACAAGTACCTCTACCGGGCCAAGCACGCGGGCCGGAACCGCGTGGACGCCAAGGCCATCAGCGGCCCGTGA
- a CDS encoding asparaginase produces MPRVLLLHTGGTLGMAGGRPSALRPAAFFKTLRKRAPELFQLADIELELFSNLDSSEMQPELWSRMAVHLHRRLQDFDGAVVTHGTDTLAFTASALSFMLRNPPCPVVLTGSQRPLGEIRSDARLNLIDAVLSALQGPREVTICFDSHLYRGNRTRKVKVAEYDAFESPNFPVLGTLGVDATFEKGLPSRGPFRLHEKLDPRVFLLKVYPGLDPALPLQLLPHVKGLVVEAYGAGNVPIAPELGRSLLPLFVQARERGIPVLVVSQAYRNGVDLTLYESGAKALAEGAVGGADMTPSAALVKLMQGLAEHPRGGEALSRFLRTPVAGELSVGRPTVPPPEKNRRRPARVGRVG; encoded by the coding sequence ATGCCCAGAGTCCTGCTGCTGCACACCGGAGGCACCCTCGGAATGGCCGGTGGCCGGCCCTCCGCCCTGCGTCCCGCGGCCTTCTTCAAGACGCTCCGCAAGCGAGCCCCGGAGCTGTTCCAACTGGCCGACATCGAGCTCGAGCTGTTCTCCAACCTGGACAGCTCCGAGATGCAGCCGGAGCTCTGGAGTCGGATGGCCGTCCACCTCCACCGTCGACTGCAGGACTTCGACGGGGCGGTGGTGACCCACGGAACGGACACGCTCGCCTTCACGGCCAGTGCGCTGTCGTTCATGTTGCGAAACCCGCCCTGCCCCGTGGTGCTGACGGGCTCGCAGCGCCCGCTGGGGGAGATCCGCTCCGACGCGCGGCTGAACCTCATCGACGCGGTGCTCTCCGCGCTCCAGGGGCCGCGCGAGGTGACCATCTGCTTCGACTCGCACCTCTACCGGGGCAACCGCACGCGCAAGGTGAAGGTGGCCGAGTACGACGCCTTCGAGAGCCCCAACTTCCCCGTGCTGGGCACGCTGGGCGTGGACGCCACCTTCGAGAAGGGCCTCCCGTCGCGGGGCCCCTTCCGCCTCCATGAGAAGCTGGATCCGCGCGTCTTCCTCCTGAAGGTGTACCCGGGGCTGGACCCCGCCCTGCCCCTGCAGCTGTTGCCGCACGTGAAGGGGCTGGTGGTGGAGGCGTACGGCGCGGGCAACGTGCCCATCGCGCCGGAGCTGGGCCGCTCGCTCCTGCCGCTCTTCGTCCAGGCGCGGGAGCGGGGAATCCCGGTGTTGGTGGTGAGCCAGGCCTACCGCAACGGGGTGGACCTCACGCTCTATGAGTCCGGGGCGAAAGCGCTGGCGGAGGGGGCGGTCGGCGGTGCGGACATGACCCCGTCCGCGGCGCTGGTGAAGCTGATGCAGGGGCTGGCGGAGCACCCCCGGGGGGGCGAGGCCCTCTCGCGCTTCCTCCGGACGCCCGTGGCGGGCGAGCTGTCCGTCGGGCGGCCGACAGTTCCTCCACCGGAGAAAAACCGGCGCCGGCCGGCACGGGTGGGGCGGGTCGGCTGA
- a CDS encoding thioredoxin domain-containing protein — protein sequence MLLPRWKRVAPVLAAATLMGAGCTKSAEVPATAKAPPPAANPAAAPAAAPAAPPAAEAPSSDPAQALTGIPGMDFSALPPAAKRELATVFSDEFCYCGCPHSLGACLKQHTPCKHAKRMARLSARLVAEGGPASEVIVTLSKYYASFREPRVQLKVDPRMCQGDANAPVTVAEFSDFECPFCGKARPILEGFAKKHPSEVRFCYLPFPLSMHPNAVPAAQAVLWARDQGKFWQMHDALFGQQENLKPEALPALAKSVGLDGDKLAAVLKTDQYKNEIEGFQAQGRMASINSTPSVFFNGRAYELGFQEGQLEHSMEDEVEWRANNNAWAAD from the coding sequence GTGCTCCTCCCTCGATGGAAGCGTGTTGCTCCCGTGCTGGCCGCGGCGACCCTGATGGGCGCTGGCTGCACCAAGAGCGCGGAAGTTCCGGCCACCGCCAAGGCCCCGCCACCGGCCGCCAACCCGGCGGCTGCCCCCGCCGCGGCTCCGGCCGCGCCCCCCGCCGCGGAAGCGCCGTCGTCGGATCCGGCGCAGGCGCTGACGGGCATCCCCGGCATGGACTTCTCCGCGCTGCCCCCGGCGGCCAAGCGCGAGCTGGCCACGGTGTTCAGCGACGAGTTCTGCTACTGCGGCTGCCCCCACTCGCTGGGCGCGTGCCTCAAGCAGCACACGCCCTGCAAGCACGCGAAGCGCATGGCGCGGCTGTCCGCCCGGCTGGTGGCGGAGGGCGGCCCCGCGAGCGAGGTCATCGTCACGCTGTCGAAGTACTACGCGTCCTTCCGCGAGCCGCGCGTGCAGCTCAAGGTGGATCCGCGCATGTGCCAGGGCGACGCGAACGCGCCCGTGACGGTGGCGGAGTTCTCCGACTTCGAGTGCCCCTTCTGCGGCAAGGCCCGGCCCATCCTGGAGGGCTTCGCGAAGAAGCACCCCAGCGAGGTGCGCTTCTGCTACCTGCCGTTCCCGCTCTCCATGCACCCCAACGCCGTCCCGGCCGCGCAGGCGGTGCTGTGGGCGCGCGACCAGGGCAAGTTCTGGCAGATGCACGACGCGCTCTTCGGCCAGCAGGAGAACCTCAAGCCGGAGGCGCTGCCCGCGCTGGCGAAGTCGGTGGGCTTGGACGGGGACAAGCTGGCCGCGGTGCTGAAGACGGACCAGTACAAGAACGAGATCGAAGGCTTCCAGGCGCAGGGGCGCATGGCCTCCATCAACAGCACCCCGTCCGTGTTCTTCAACGGACGTGCCTACGAGCTGGGCTTCCAGGAAGGCCAGCTTGAGCACAGCATGGAGGACGAGGTGGAGTGGCGCGCGAACAACAACGCGTGGGCCGCTGACTGA
- a CDS encoding DUF4388 domain-containing protein translates to MSQRFRIDGATRLVPEDRSGIPALAGRSGTYALMPTAPDLLVFSRTPPEGGSIPTPRVVLSGDAGGFPLSDLIAFLSQSRWSGVIRVHTPGGERSLTLREGEVRGATSEEPADRLGEVLVRLGYADRAQVEAVLREQSPSKLGRALVEKGVLQAHDLFKCVTHQVSEIFHAIVLCREGAFFLIDQPLDEKTGHSLQLSTQSLLMDSIRKIDEMAHFRKRIPHGRLYVARKRPSDGKLEEDEDRVLAMLDGRRTVLELGHAARLSEFDVTKVVFRLLEGGFAGLTDKPVGAPAAVATPEKAATPRATRPPVRAAPPVDARPVARVFNFIFREIRDEVARSGMDREFIAAANAALANQALSSSPVLEGLAFAADGSLPEGRLMEAFDKHRAHLGSEPLASFRQALSDVMFFLLFQAGELLESRADEDLARRVKELLATLEAP, encoded by the coding sequence ATGAGCCAACGCTTCCGCATCGATGGCGCCACGCGGCTGGTCCCCGAGGACCGGTCCGGCATCCCCGCGCTCGCGGGACGCTCGGGGACGTACGCGCTGATGCCCACCGCGCCCGACCTGCTCGTCTTCTCCCGCACGCCGCCGGAAGGGGGCTCCATCCCCACGCCGCGCGTGGTGCTCTCCGGGGACGCGGGCGGCTTCCCGCTGTCCGACCTCATCGCGTTCCTCAGCCAGTCCCGCTGGAGCGGCGTCATCCGCGTGCACACGCCGGGCGGCGAGCGCTCCCTGACGCTGCGCGAGGGCGAGGTGCGCGGCGCCACCTCCGAGGAGCCCGCGGACCGGCTGGGCGAGGTGCTGGTGCGGCTGGGCTACGCGGACCGCGCGCAGGTGGAGGCGGTGCTGCGCGAGCAGTCGCCGTCGAAGCTGGGCCGGGCGCTGGTGGAGAAGGGCGTGCTCCAGGCGCACGACCTCTTCAAGTGCGTCACCCACCAAGTGAGCGAGATCTTCCACGCCATCGTGCTGTGCCGCGAGGGGGCGTTCTTCCTCATCGACCAGCCGCTGGATGAGAAGACGGGCCACTCACTCCAGCTGTCCACGCAGAGCCTGCTGATGGACAGCATCCGGAAGATCGACGAGATGGCGCACTTCCGGAAGCGCATCCCCCACGGCCGGCTGTACGTGGCGCGCAAGCGTCCGTCCGACGGCAAGCTGGAGGAGGACGAGGACCGCGTGCTGGCGATGCTGGACGGGCGGCGCACGGTGCTGGAGCTGGGGCACGCGGCGCGGCTGTCCGAGTTCGACGTCACGAAGGTCGTCTTCCGCCTGCTGGAGGGCGGCTTCGCGGGGCTGACGGACAAGCCCGTGGGCGCTCCCGCCGCCGTCGCGACGCCGGAGAAGGCGGCCACGCCTCGCGCCACGCGTCCGCCGGTGCGCGCGGCGCCTCCGGTGGATGCCCGCCCCGTGGCGCGCGTCTTCAACTTCATCTTCCGGGAGATCCGCGACGAGGTGGCCCGCTCCGGCATGGACCGCGAGTTCATCGCGGCGGCCAACGCGGCGCTGGCCAACCAGGCGCTGTCGTCGTCGCCGGTGCTGGAGGGGCTGGCGTTCGCCGCGGACGGCAGCCTGCCGGAAGGCCGGTTGATGGAGGCCTTCGACAAGCACCGCGCCCACCTGGGCAGTGAGCCGCTGGCCTCGTTCCGCCAAGCGCTGAGCGACGTGATGTTCTTCCTGCTGTTCCAGGCGGGAGAGCTGCTGGAGTCGCGCGCGGACGAGGACCTGGCCCGCCGGGTGAAGGAACTCCTGGCCACGCTCGAGGCGCCGTGA
- the truD gene encoding tRNA pseudouridine(13) synthase TruD, protein MTDTGFPRLTAGVPGCGGAFKLTPEDFEVEELPAYLPSGEGTHLYLWVEKRGRDTREVVRALASALGVREDDIGSAGMKDRQAVTRQWLSVPANAEARVPEFALDGVRALEVKRHGNKLRTGHLKGNRFTLRLRGVKDLGAARESFSRLSAQGVPNYFGEQRFGRAGDNADLGRMLLLGQRLPKRPDRFQRKLYLSAFQSRLFNQALAARLEAGTFATALLGDVLRKEETGGLFVCEAPDVDGPRVAAFEVSPAGPMFGPKMTASKGEVAEAEARLLTDAGVTLSDFQRGGDETEGTRRPYRVRLGAPDLTVDGEDALLTFELPRGAYATEVLHELLKDG, encoded by the coding sequence GTGACGGACACCGGCTTCCCGAGGCTGACCGCGGGCGTGCCCGGGTGCGGTGGCGCGTTCAAGCTCACGCCCGAGGACTTCGAGGTGGAGGAGCTGCCCGCGTACCTGCCGTCCGGCGAGGGCACGCACCTGTACCTCTGGGTGGAGAAGCGCGGCCGGGACACGCGTGAAGTCGTGCGCGCGCTGGCGTCCGCGCTGGGCGTGCGCGAGGACGACATCGGCTCGGCGGGGATGAAGGACCGGCAGGCCGTGACGCGGCAGTGGCTGTCCGTGCCCGCGAACGCGGAAGCGCGCGTGCCGGAGTTCGCGCTCGACGGCGTCCGCGCGCTGGAGGTGAAGCGGCACGGCAACAAGCTGCGCACCGGCCACCTCAAGGGAAACCGCTTCACGCTGCGGCTGCGCGGCGTGAAGGACCTGGGCGCTGCGCGCGAGTCCTTCTCGCGGCTGTCCGCGCAGGGCGTGCCCAACTACTTCGGAGAGCAGCGCTTCGGACGGGCCGGTGACAACGCGGACCTGGGCCGGATGCTGCTGCTGGGACAGCGGCTGCCGAAGCGGCCGGACCGCTTCCAGCGCAAGCTGTACCTGTCCGCCTTCCAGTCGCGCCTCTTCAACCAGGCGCTGGCCGCGCGGCTCGAGGCGGGCACCTTCGCCACGGCGCTCCTGGGCGACGTGCTGCGCAAGGAGGAGACGGGCGGCCTCTTCGTGTGCGAGGCGCCGGACGTGGACGGCCCTCGCGTCGCCGCGTTCGAGGTGAGCCCCGCGGGCCCCATGTTCGGTCCGAAGATGACCGCGTCGAAGGGCGAGGTAGCGGAGGCCGAGGCCCGGCTGCTCACCGACGCGGGTGTCACGCTGAGCGACTTCCAGCGCGGCGGCGACGAGACGGAGGGCACCCGCCGTCCGTACCGCGTGCGGCTGGGTGCTCCGGACCTCACGGTGGACGGCGAGGACGCGCTGCTCACGTTCGAGCTGCCGCGCGGCGCCTACGCCACCGAAGTGCTGCACGAGCTGCTCAAGGACGGCTGA
- a CDS encoding OmpA family protein, protein MKRLTQSALFTLLLTSLACVSGNKIRADTEVLTADVERARRGGALRCAPAELAAAEANLDFARGELSQGNSSRAAQHVRDADSAVKRALELSKNCGPRQVLVRDRPETPQQPDQPQQPAQPQQQVVVSIEETDSDGDGVLDKDDPCPEQAEDVDGFQDQDGCPDTDNDGDGVLDAADKCPLIPGVAENNGCPPEAPKDRDGDGVLDNADKCPDQPEDKDGFQDDDGCPEMDNDLDGIVDGTDKCPNDAGPLQNLGCPIVDKDGDGLNDDKDKCPDEPEDKDGFQDDDGCPDLDNDSDGVPDAQDKCPNESGPQENGGCPDPDRDSDGIVDRLDACPDDPGVKEERGCAKQYKMVIVKKDRIEIKKQILFGTGSAKIIGKQSTTILDEVAQALKDAPWIRKMRIEGHTDSMGNDTANLKLSQKRADAVMAQLLKRGIDPGRMEAVGFGETKPVAPNNTKAGRALNRRTEFNVIRQ, encoded by the coding sequence ATGAAGCGTCTGACCCAGTCCGCGCTTTTCACCCTGCTGTTGACCTCCCTCGCCTGCGTCAGCGGCAACAAGATCCGCGCTGACACCGAGGTCCTCACCGCCGACGTGGAGCGCGCCCGCCGGGGCGGCGCCCTGCGTTGCGCCCCCGCGGAGCTGGCCGCCGCGGAGGCCAACCTCGACTTCGCCCGCGGAGAGCTCAGCCAGGGCAACAGCTCGCGTGCCGCCCAGCACGTGCGCGACGCCGACTCCGCGGTGAAGCGCGCCCTGGAGCTGTCCAAGAACTGCGGCCCGCGCCAGGTGCTGGTGCGCGACCGTCCGGAGACGCCGCAGCAGCCGGACCAGCCTCAGCAGCCCGCCCAGCCCCAGCAGCAGGTGGTGGTGAGCATCGAGGAGACGGACAGCGACGGCGACGGCGTGCTCGACAAGGACGACCCCTGCCCCGAGCAGGCCGAGGACGTGGACGGCTTCCAGGACCAGGACGGCTGCCCGGACACGGACAACGACGGCGACGGCGTGCTGGACGCGGCGGACAAGTGCCCGCTCATCCCCGGCGTGGCGGAGAACAACGGCTGCCCGCCGGAGGCCCCCAAGGACCGCGACGGCGACGGCGTGCTCGACAACGCCGACAAGTGCCCGGATCAGCCGGAGGACAAGGACGGCTTCCAGGACGACGACGGCTGCCCGGAGATGGACAACGACCTGGACGGCATCGTGGACGGCACGGACAAGTGCCCCAACGACGCGGGTCCGCTCCAGAACCTGGGCTGCCCCATCGTGGACAAGGACGGCGACGGGCTCAACGACGACAAGGACAAGTGCCCGGACGAGCCCGAGGACAAGGACGGCTTCCAGGACGACGACGGCTGCCCGGACCTGGACAACGACAGCGACGGCGTGCCCGACGCGCAGGACAAGTGCCCGAATGAGTCCGGCCCGCAGGAGAACGGCGGCTGCCCGGATCCGGACCGCGACAGCGACGGCATCGTGGACCGCCTGGATGCGTGCCCTGACGACCCGGGCGTGAAGGAGGAGCGCGGGTGCGCCAAGCAGTACAAGATGGTCATCGTCAAGAAGGACCGGATTGAGATCAAGAAGCAGATCCTCTTCGGCACCGGCTCCGCGAAGATCATCGGCAAGCAGAGCACCACCATCCTGGATGAAGTGGCGCAGGCGCTGAAGGACGCGCCGTGGATCCGCAAGATGCGCATCGAGGGCCACACCGACTCGATGGGCAACGACACGGCCAACCTGAAGCTGTCCCAGAAGCGCGCGGACGCGGTGATGGCGCAGCTGCTCAAGCGCGGCATCGACCCCGGCCGCATGGAGGCCGTGGGCTTCGGCGAGACGAAGCCCGTGGCGCCGAACAACACGAAGGCGGGCCGCGCGCTCAACCGCCGCACGGAGTTCAACGTCATCCGGCAGTGA
- a CDS encoding DUF4398 domain-containing protein, whose translation MTKQSLLLAFAGVLTACGPVKSTSNILDAEVQIQAARTAGAEKEAPYEWTAANLYLQKAREEVGYSDYQAGVDFAVKASRFANEAREKAMSAANSGDSQGRPQNP comes from the coding sequence ATGACGAAGCAGTCGCTCCTGTTGGCGTTCGCGGGCGTGCTGACCGCATGTGGCCCCGTGAAGTCCACGTCCAACATCCTCGACGCGGAGGTGCAGATCCAGGCCGCGCGCACCGCCGGGGCGGAGAAGGAAGCCCCCTACGAGTGGACGGCCGCCAACCTCTACCTGCAGAAGGCGCGGGAGGAGGTCGGCTATTCGGACTACCAGGCCGGTGTGGACTTCGCCGTGAAGGCCTCGCGCTTCGCCAACGAGGCGCGGGAGAAGGCCATGTCCGCGGCCAACAGCGGCGACTCCCAGGGCCGCCCCCAGAACCCGTGA